One window from the genome of Rhodopirellula halodulae encodes:
- a CDS encoding DUF3732 domain-containing protein, with product MPPEIVEKNSNVTNLKNRLNQLSALPSLDFGLTEGRVGFTARPSFRDMIAFCYQPQHVIANPFTLFYRADTSEHRERLKTIFPLVLGAISNEHLALRRELRELEAEIQREERKFQKLLDAANDWRSRVSGLFLQAVELGLIDNKNTSKWSASEYIAVLRDLPDSVRENSIPKLNEGLTATSVAQLTDLRNREEEAASSLAMQRIHLARVDSLVKTVESFGEEAKSNTDRIVPLKWFRERVVENAECPLCGGEDKKSKEQIDLLDDLATDFQAVTASVQETPIVLDKEVSETKAAITKLERALNDIRVERRALEDKSNELANRRQQLVEVYRFVGRLEQSLENVAETDIDSETQATINQLRIRVDEIRARLDANSEKTRLDDSINRIRGYIRDFATIIDLERKDDPATLDISELTIRVAAESRRDYLWEIGSGKNYMGFHVSTMLALHLRFSELKDNPVPSFLVFDQPSQVYFPERWPGDPDPNDPERSTLSAEEIEQYKEIGEVHRVFRAFAEAVTKSKSLQIIVTDHAGPITWRGIDKVHLVEEWRGEADFLIPNSWLAERR from the coding sequence GTGCCTCCTGAGATCGTCGAAAAAAACTCCAATGTAACAAACCTGAAAAATCGACTTAATCAGCTTTCAGCTCTTCCCAGCTTAGACTTCGGCTTGACTGAAGGACGTGTCGGCTTCACTGCACGCCCAAGTTTCCGAGACATGATTGCGTTTTGCTACCAACCGCAGCACGTAATTGCAAATCCGTTCACGCTTTTCTACCGAGCGGACACGTCTGAACATCGCGAACGGCTGAAGACGATATTTCCATTGGTGCTGGGAGCGATCAGTAACGAACATCTCGCTTTGCGTCGCGAGTTACGCGAACTCGAAGCCGAGATCCAGAGAGAGGAAAGGAAGTTCCAGAAGCTTCTTGACGCTGCGAACGATTGGCGTAGCCGTGTTTCAGGATTGTTTCTACAGGCCGTCGAACTTGGGCTGATTGACAACAAAAATACCTCGAAATGGAGTGCCTCTGAATACATAGCCGTATTACGGGACTTGCCTGATTCTGTAAGGGAGAACTCGATTCCCAAACTAAATGAAGGACTTACTGCAACGTCAGTCGCACAGTTGACTGACTTGCGTAACCGAGAGGAGGAGGCAGCTTCAAGCTTGGCAATGCAACGAATTCACCTCGCGCGGGTGGATTCCCTTGTGAAAACGGTTGAGAGTTTTGGTGAAGAGGCGAAAAGCAACACCGATCGAATTGTGCCGCTGAAATGGTTTCGCGAACGCGTAGTCGAAAATGCCGAATGCCCTTTGTGCGGAGGTGAAGACAAGAAGAGCAAAGAGCAGATTGACCTCCTAGACGATCTCGCGACAGACTTCCAGGCAGTGACGGCGTCGGTCCAAGAAACACCAATTGTTCTTGACAAGGAAGTCTCCGAAACCAAGGCAGCAATAACTAAGCTGGAACGAGCACTAAACGACATTCGTGTTGAACGGCGAGCCCTCGAAGACAAGTCGAATGAGCTGGCAAACCGACGACAGCAACTCGTTGAAGTATACCGTTTCGTTGGAAGGTTAGAGCAGTCGCTCGAGAATGTTGCGGAAACGGATATCGATAGCGAAACGCAGGCCACGATCAACCAACTTCGGATACGAGTAGACGAGATTCGAGCAAGATTGGATGCGAATTCAGAAAAGACGCGACTTGACGATTCAATCAATCGAATCCGTGGATACATTCGAGATTTTGCAACGATTATCGACCTAGAACGAAAGGACGATCCCGCAACTTTGGACATAAGCGAGTTGACGATTCGCGTTGCTGCCGAAAGTCGACGTGACTACCTATGGGAGATTGGAAGCGGAAAGAACTACATGGGTTTCCATGTGAGCACTATGCTTGCATTGCATTTGCGATTTAGTGAATTAAAGGATAATCCGGTTCCTTCATTTCTGGTTTTCGATCAACCAAGCCAAGTTTACTTCCCAGAGAGGTGGCCGGGGGATCCGGACCCGAACGACCCAGAACGATCTACGTTGTCCGCTGAGGAAATCGAACAATACAAAGAAATCGGAGAAGTGCACAGAGTGTTCCGTGCGTTTGCAGAGGCAGTCACGAAGAGCAAGTCACTCCAAATAATTGTGACAGATCATGCGGGGCCTATTACGTGGCGAGGAATTGACAAAGTTCACCTTGTGGAAGAATGGCGTGGCGAGGCGGACTTTTTAATCCCAAACTCGTGGCTCGCCGAACGTCGCTGA
- a CDS encoding ABC transporter permease: protein MSLLFIAWRNFRYRALSSFLTTLSLTLGVALVVLVMSIYGIISEAFVRNASVGYNLVVGPKGSTLQLTLNAVYYLSQPIENLPYTEYMEFFTKEERAEMVRTFGGDPALGERDGVYAGYMKGGYAIPLALGDYFGEFRVVGTTPDFFELLKHGPDVDQDFTFREGRNFEYHNEENSYYECVLGARVADEMGVGVGDVMNPTHGDPDGKGHGQGFQIVGVLDSTGTPNDRAAFVNMEGFYLLEGHAKPIPDDAVIVLPESATNADPDEPLLLTIPEREVTSILVRNGNLMMAPQLQNRIKESVRAEAATPIGEINKLMSMIVGPLMQALLAITLITCVVAAVGVLVAIYNSMNDRKRDIAVMRALGARRGSVTWIILFESLIIALIGGVAGWFLAHLGIYLASPLIESRTGVSVGLFSISQYELFLLPLVIGLSLLAGIVPAASAYRTDVGTNLSA, encoded by the coding sequence ATGAGCCTTCTATTCATCGCTTGGCGAAACTTTCGCTACCGTGCACTGTCCAGTTTCCTCACCACGCTCTCATTGACACTCGGCGTTGCCTTGGTGGTGTTGGTCATGTCCATCTACGGCATCATCAGCGAAGCTTTCGTTCGCAACGCATCAGTGGGCTACAACTTGGTGGTCGGTCCCAAAGGCAGCACGTTGCAGTTGACGCTGAACGCGGTTTATTACCTCAGCCAACCCATCGAGAATCTGCCCTACACCGAGTACATGGAGTTCTTCACCAAAGAAGAACGCGCCGAGATGGTCCGCACCTTCGGCGGCGATCCCGCCTTGGGCGAGCGAGATGGCGTGTACGCAGGTTACATGAAAGGTGGCTACGCGATTCCACTGGCATTGGGTGACTACTTCGGCGAATTCCGAGTCGTCGGGACCACGCCGGACTTCTTTGAACTGCTGAAACACGGACCGGACGTGGATCAAGACTTCACGTTTCGCGAAGGTCGCAACTTCGAATATCACAACGAAGAAAACAGCTACTACGAATGTGTTCTGGGTGCTCGGGTTGCTGACGAGATGGGAGTCGGCGTGGGCGATGTGATGAATCCAACGCACGGAGACCCCGACGGCAAAGGTCACGGGCAGGGGTTCCAGATCGTTGGCGTTTTGGATTCCACCGGCACGCCCAACGACCGTGCGGCCTTTGTGAACATGGAAGGTTTCTACTTGCTCGAAGGCCACGCGAAACCGATTCCGGATGACGCCGTCATCGTGTTGCCAGAATCCGCGACCAACGCTGATCCAGACGAACCGTTGTTGCTGACGATCCCTGAACGCGAAGTCACGTCGATCCTGGTTCGCAACGGCAACTTGATGATGGCTCCCCAGCTTCAGAATCGGATCAAGGAAAGCGTTCGCGCGGAAGCCGCCACACCGATTGGCGAGATCAACAAGTTAATGTCGATGATCGTGGGACCATTGATGCAGGCCTTGTTGGCAATCACGTTGATCACCTGCGTGGTGGCCGCGGTGGGTGTCTTGGTCGCGATTTACAACTCCATGAATGACCGCAAACGAGACATCGCGGTGATGCGTGCTTTGGGCGCCCGCCGAGGCAGCGTGACTTGGATCATTCTGTTTGAAAGCTTGATCATCGCCCTCATCGGTGGCGTCGCGGGTTGGTTCCTGGCTCACCTGGGAATCTATCTGGCCAGCCCCCTCATTGAATCGCGAACGGGTGTTTCGGTCGGCTTGTTCAGCATCTCGCAATACGAGTTGTTCCTATTGCCATTGGTGATCGGGCTGAGCTTGCTGGCAGGCATCGTCCCGGCGGCCTCCGCCTATCGCACCGACGTGGGCACCAACCTATCGGCTTGA
- a CDS encoding ABC transporter ATP-binding protein: protein MLEIENLIKRFDQPNGGELTVLDIPSFQIAAGEQVALIGQSGGGKTTLLHLIAGMLTATSGSIRINNLELTRLSEQGRDRFRAGTIGYVFQTFNLLPAFTALENVKLGMTFGSGHVDPIRASDLLDRVGLADRAGYRPSQLSVGQQQRVAIARALAGRPKLLLADEPTANVDPASSETVLDLIMDSCRDEGIALLMVTHSMDVAQRFQRCDKLEDINRAFSPMGAGS, encoded by the coding sequence ATGCTTGAGATTGAAAATCTGATCAAACGATTCGACCAACCCAACGGAGGCGAATTGACGGTGCTGGACATCCCGTCCTTTCAAATCGCGGCGGGCGAACAAGTCGCCTTGATCGGGCAAAGTGGCGGCGGCAAAACGACCCTGCTGCATTTGATCGCGGGAATGCTGACCGCCACGTCCGGTTCGATTCGCATCAACAACCTGGAACTGACTCGACTGAGCGAACAAGGTCGCGATCGATTCCGTGCGGGAACGATCGGCTACGTTTTCCAAACGTTCAACTTGTTGCCCGCCTTCACCGCGTTGGAAAACGTCAAGCTGGGGATGACTTTCGGCAGCGGGCATGTGGATCCAATTCGTGCCTCGGACTTGCTGGACCGCGTTGGACTGGCGGACCGAGCCGGCTATCGGCCCAGCCAGTTGTCGGTGGGACAACAACAGCGTGTTGCCATCGCACGAGCTCTCGCCGGACGGCCCAAGTTGCTCTTGGCGGATGAGCCAACCGCCAACGTGGACCCCGCCAGTTCCGAAACCGTTTTGGATCTGATCATGGACTCCTGCCGCGACGAAGGCATCGCTCTTTTGATGGTCACACACAGCATGGATGTGGCGCAACGTTTCCAGCGTTGCGACAAGTTGGAAGACATCAACCGTGCATTCTCACCCATGGGAGCCGGATCATGA
- the smpB gene encoding SsrA-binding protein SmpB: MSKNKSKKKPTLTEAGAKKAAGKKSGKGKAKNAKKNQPNITPVAENRKAKFRYEILDSIECGMMLMGSEVKSMREGKLSLDEAHIRVTNGELWLVGSDIAHYNNAGMWNHDPRRPRKLLVHAKEFDKFAGRAHERGLTLIPLRVYFNDRGLAKCVMGLVKGKKLHDKRETLKKRDADRGLQRAMRRK, from the coding sequence ATGTCCAAGAACAAAAGCAAAAAGAAACCGACCTTGACCGAAGCTGGCGCCAAAAAAGCGGCCGGTAAAAAGTCGGGCAAGGGCAAAGCCAAAAACGCAAAAAAGAATCAGCCGAACATCACCCCGGTCGCGGAAAATCGCAAAGCCAAGTTCCGCTACGAGATTTTAGACAGCATCGAGTGCGGCATGATGCTGATGGGCAGCGAAGTCAAATCCATGCGCGAAGGCAAACTGTCGTTGGATGAAGCCCACATTCGCGTCACCAATGGCGAACTGTGGTTGGTGGGTTCGGACATTGCTCATTACAACAACGCGGGCATGTGGAACCACGATCCACGCCGCCCCCGAAAATTGCTGGTGCACGCCAAGGAGTTTGACAAATTCGCGGGCCGAGCCCACGAACGCGGGCTGACTCTGATCCCCCTGCGCGTTTACTTCAATGACCGAGGATTGGCCAAATGCGTGATGGGATTGGTCAAAGGTAAGAAGCTGCACGACAAACGCGAAACGCTGAAGAAACGAGACGCCGACCGAGGTTTGCAACGGGCGATGCGTCGCAAATAG
- the lipA gene encoding lipoyl synthase yields MIFCLSPGWTHMAFRLPVVAEPEMPVGTDVSSTGRLPRWLKRPIPKSNSNHLTDSLMEEYGLETVCDNAKCPNRMECYSQQTATFMILGNVCTRPCGFCAVSRGRPPAAPAVDEPERIAKAAERLGLKHVVITSVTRDDLPDGGADHFYQCVVAVRERTGATTEVLTPDFVHCKDALARVIEAKPTVFNHNMETVPRLYRRVRGPKSDYAWTLGMMKDVKQYDADVKTKSGLMLGLGEERGELLDALSDLREHDVDFLTLGQYLQPGDKYLPVVRYVPPEEFDELADIAKSMGFKKVASGPFVRSSYHARDMAETE; encoded by the coding sequence TTGATTTTTTGCCTATCACCCGGATGGACGCACATGGCTTTTCGTTTGCCAGTTGTCGCCGAACCAGAAATGCCCGTGGGGACCGATGTCAGTTCGACCGGTCGATTGCCGCGATGGCTCAAACGGCCGATCCCCAAATCCAATTCGAATCACCTGACCGATTCGTTGATGGAAGAATATGGGCTGGAGACCGTCTGCGACAACGCGAAGTGTCCGAACCGGATGGAGTGTTACAGTCAGCAGACTGCGACCTTCATGATCTTGGGCAATGTCTGCACGCGGCCATGTGGTTTTTGTGCCGTCAGTCGCGGACGTCCACCGGCCGCTCCCGCCGTGGATGAACCCGAACGCATCGCGAAAGCGGCGGAACGTTTGGGATTGAAACACGTGGTCATCACCAGTGTCACGCGAGACGACTTGCCCGACGGCGGTGCGGATCACTTTTATCAATGCGTGGTCGCGGTTCGCGAGCGGACCGGTGCAACAACCGAGGTGTTGACGCCGGACTTCGTGCATTGCAAGGACGCTTTGGCTCGCGTCATCGAAGCCAAGCCCACGGTGTTCAATCACAACATGGAAACGGTCCCACGTTTGTATCGACGCGTGCGTGGCCCCAAAAGCGACTACGCCTGGACGTTGGGCATGATGAAAGACGTCAAACAATACGACGCCGACGTCAAAACCAAGAGCGGTTTGATGTTGGGATTGGGGGAAGAACGTGGCGAGCTGCTGGATGCTCTGTCCGATCTTCGCGAACACGACGTCGACTTCTTGACGCTCGGGCAATACCTCCAACCAGGCGACAAGTACTTGCCCGTGGTTCGCTATGTGCCACCCGAGGAATTCGACGAGTTGGCTGACATCGCCAAGTCGATGGGATTCAAGAAGGTCGCCAGTGGCCCGTTTGTTCGCAGCAGCTACCACGCTCGCGACATGGCGGAAACCGAATAG
- a CDS encoding PepSY domain-containing protein, whose product MSATIESPESQSETTLNSGLADKPAQTTSTKPKRKPKKKTWYGKLGRSSLMLVRRTHLYSGIFMFPFVLLYGFTGWFFNHPRLFTGDEVRSFAAADLSDGSLRDLPTPDALAASVVEEMNLESFLIGGPNIELSDARSPRFTGFLSYTVNTESASHQVTVNPHTGDGEIRTTHVVKEDEAADDEPKLNPLAGIFQASVPGGPLDVAKNSVPKVLDELGLESGEAFTGRRSPSLEFAAIADGVPCIVTWNMGNGGITSIREDSRPQMETKSFLQRLHLARHYSPGWDVRWVWALIVDVMFVSMVFWGVSGLMMWWQVKRTRMLGAGVLIASFVFTAMLAMNMHDSMTTGAGRGGRGGGGGGGNRGASIATAAPSDALTMKSVQQTTIDTNAQGS is encoded by the coding sequence ATGTCAGCCACCATCGAAAGCCCTGAGTCCCAGTCGGAAACCACTTTGAACAGTGGGCTCGCGGACAAGCCAGCGCAAACGACTTCCACGAAGCCCAAACGCAAACCCAAGAAGAAAACTTGGTACGGAAAGCTTGGACGATCTTCGCTGATGCTGGTCCGTCGCACGCACCTGTACTCGGGGATCTTCATGTTCCCGTTCGTGCTGCTGTATGGTTTCACCGGTTGGTTCTTCAATCATCCGCGTTTGTTCACCGGCGATGAAGTTCGCTCGTTCGCCGCAGCGGACCTGTCCGATGGATCGCTCCGCGATTTACCGACGCCCGATGCTTTGGCGGCATCTGTTGTGGAAGAGATGAACTTGGAATCGTTTCTGATTGGTGGCCCGAACATCGAGTTGTCAGACGCGCGCTCGCCGCGTTTCACCGGCTTCTTGAGCTACACCGTGAACACCGAATCCGCGTCGCATCAGGTGACGGTCAACCCACACACTGGCGACGGTGAAATCCGCACCACGCACGTGGTGAAGGAAGATGAGGCAGCGGACGACGAACCCAAACTCAATCCACTCGCGGGCATCTTCCAAGCGTCCGTCCCCGGCGGTCCACTCGATGTTGCGAAAAACTCGGTGCCCAAGGTGCTCGACGAGCTCGGTTTGGAAAGCGGCGAAGCGTTTACAGGTCGACGTTCGCCATCGCTGGAATTCGCGGCCATCGCCGACGGAGTCCCGTGCATCGTGACTTGGAACATGGGCAACGGAGGCATCACCTCGATCCGTGAAGATTCAAGACCACAGATGGAAACCAAATCGTTTCTTCAACGGCTTCACCTGGCTCGCCACTACTCGCCCGGTTGGGATGTCCGCTGGGTGTGGGCGTTGATCGTCGATGTGATGTTTGTGTCGATGGTGTTCTGGGGTGTCTCCGGATTGATGATGTGGTGGCAAGTCAAACGCACGCGAATGCTGGGGGCCGGCGTGTTGATCGCTAGCTTTGTTTTCACCGCCATGCTTGCGATGAACATGCATGACTCCATGACCACCGGTGCCGGACGCGGTGGTCGCGGTGGCGGAGGAGGAGGCGGCAACCGCGGTGCGTCAATCGCAACGGCAGCCCCCAGTGACGCTTTGACGATGAAGTCCGTTCAGCAAACAACGATCGACACCAACGCACAAGGATCTTGA
- a CDS encoding DUF1559 domain-containing protein, producing the protein MRGALRKSQSGFTLVELLVVIAIIGVLVGLLLPAVQSARAAARRMSCSNNVKQVSLAAHNYHSTFKRFPGIGDSISNGWSVQAQLLPYAEQAGLYDVIDFEAGLGRAASTAGFNPPNDVAAATVVPFYNCPSDDVPPKKMVTYTRGRNSYSWEHAGLNYSMNVGTGTDENVDMGSATDGLFWVDSETRFRDILDGTSNTILVAETLMGPGSDLTEIPFHLGGKYIATGSGRDVSDMQTFRDTTWNTDPRTFIESHTNWSGTRNTAWISGFGSGGGSINGWYTPNNALPDLSIRAYMAAGPRSQHEGGVMIGLADGSVRFITDSIELELYRGLWTVRGREITTEF; encoded by the coding sequence ATGCGCGGAGCTTTGCGCAAATCCCAATCCGGTTTTACCCTGGTCGAACTGTTGGTGGTCATCGCCATCATCGGCGTGCTCGTGGGCCTGCTGCTTCCCGCGGTCCAATCCGCCCGTGCGGCAGCCCGCCGCATGAGCTGCAGCAACAACGTCAAACAAGTTTCGCTCGCCGCTCACAACTACCACTCAACCTTCAAACGATTCCCCGGAATCGGCGATTCGATTTCAAACGGATGGAGCGTCCAAGCACAATTGCTTCCTTATGCGGAGCAGGCCGGACTCTATGACGTGATCGACTTCGAAGCCGGTTTGGGTCGGGCTGCTTCCACCGCAGGATTCAACCCGCCGAATGATGTCGCCGCCGCGACGGTGGTTCCGTTTTACAACTGCCCGAGTGACGATGTTCCGCCCAAAAAGATGGTGACCTACACGCGAGGTCGCAACTCTTACAGTTGGGAACATGCCGGTCTCAACTACTCGATGAACGTTGGAACCGGCACTGACGAGAACGTCGACATGGGCAGCGCCACCGACGGTCTGTTTTGGGTCGATTCCGAAACTCGTTTCCGAGACATCTTGGACGGGACCTCCAACACCATCTTGGTCGCGGAAACCCTGATGGGTCCGGGATCGGATTTGACCGAGATCCCATTTCATTTAGGCGGCAAGTACATCGCGACAGGATCGGGACGCGATGTTTCTGACATGCAAACCTTTCGTGACACCACCTGGAACACTGATCCGCGAACGTTCATTGAATCTCATACCAACTGGTCCGGCACTCGCAACACCGCTTGGATCTCGGGCTTCGGCAGCGGTGGCGGATCGATTAACGGTTGGTACACACCCAACAATGCGCTGCCTGACCTTTCCATCCGCGCTTACATGGCCGCTGGACCACGCAGCCAACACGAAGGCGGCGTCATGATCGGTTTGGCGGACGGCAGCGTTCGCTTCATCACCGACAGCATCGAACTGGAACTGTACCGAGGCTTGTGGACCGTTCGCGGTCGTGAAATCACCACGGAATTTTGA
- a CDS encoding aspartate:alanine exchanger family transporter, translating into MNSILVLLGVIALGLLVGRVSFRGISLGTSAILFVALLAGHFGWTIPSGFGTLGLALFVYCVGISAGPTFFRGLASHGRAMAITGSSIVLTGVIVTYICARLLDLPAELAGGLMAGAMTSTPALGAITESANDPSSVAVGFGVAYPIGIIAVVLFVQVAIKAFGQKETEDSSDSKMNLPETSDHDIGRGVVRIANPIVAGKRPSEIVAFADSPCQMSRVQREGRWRPTPPDYQFEMGDEVMLVGEQADLHRVSETLGEWMNVADPVVDADRERRYVVVTSPEIYGRTLKELRLRSKYGVTIVRVKRHDVEFVPSARTRLEFGDTLTAVGEPDALASIATAVGHRPRTVNETDLLSLVAGIVAGILLGKLSLQFGSVSMSLGVAGGPLMIGLVLGHFRRLGPIRGSYPPAAMLLMTEGGLALFLADAGLNAGANVMQVLRERGLLLCVAAAAVAIIPLLVGFCGSRFLGKRTLWQSLGATCGGMTSTPGLAVLTGATDSSQPATSYVAAYPVALVLITVAAPWLVGLLS; encoded by the coding sequence ATGAATTCCATTCTCGTATTACTCGGCGTCATCGCACTGGGATTGCTGGTGGGCCGCGTATCCTTTCGAGGGATCTCGCTCGGCACCTCTGCCATTTTGTTTGTCGCGCTTCTCGCGGGGCATTTTGGATGGACGATCCCCAGCGGTTTCGGAACGTTGGGTTTGGCACTGTTCGTTTACTGCGTGGGAATCTCCGCCGGCCCCACTTTCTTTCGAGGCCTGGCATCTCACGGCCGTGCGATGGCGATCACCGGATCGAGCATTGTCCTGACCGGAGTGATCGTGACCTACATTTGCGCGCGGTTGTTGGATTTACCGGCCGAGCTCGCGGGCGGTTTGATGGCCGGGGCGATGACCAGCACACCCGCACTCGGCGCCATCACCGAATCCGCGAATGATCCGTCGTCGGTTGCCGTTGGCTTTGGGGTCGCCTATCCCATTGGCATTATCGCGGTGGTGCTGTTCGTGCAAGTCGCGATCAAAGCGTTTGGCCAAAAGGAAACCGAGGACTCGTCGGATTCCAAGATGAACTTGCCGGAGACGAGCGATCACGACATTGGTCGAGGCGTCGTCCGCATTGCCAACCCGATCGTCGCGGGAAAACGTCCCAGCGAAATCGTCGCCTTCGCCGATTCACCTTGTCAGATGTCTCGCGTCCAACGGGAAGGCCGCTGGCGTCCAACACCGCCCGACTACCAATTCGAGATGGGCGACGAAGTCATGCTGGTCGGTGAGCAAGCGGATCTGCATCGAGTTTCGGAGACTTTGGGCGAATGGATGAACGTCGCCGATCCGGTCGTCGACGCTGATCGTGAACGTCGCTACGTGGTGGTGACTTCGCCTGAAATTTATGGCCGCACGTTGAAAGAACTCCGGCTTCGATCCAAGTACGGCGTGACGATCGTTCGCGTGAAACGACACGACGTCGAATTCGTTCCTTCCGCACGAACACGATTGGAGTTTGGCGACACCTTGACCGCGGTGGGCGAACCTGATGCGCTCGCGTCCATCGCGACGGCGGTGGGGCACCGGCCTCGAACCGTCAATGAAACGGATTTGCTCTCGTTGGTGGCGGGTATCGTCGCGGGAATCTTGCTGGGAAAACTGTCGTTGCAGTTCGGCAGTGTGTCGATGTCGTTGGGAGTCGCCGGCGGCCCGCTGATGATTGGGCTGGTCTTGGGGCACTTTCGACGTCTGGGTCCCATCCGAGGCTCCTATCCACCCGCCGCAATGTTGTTGATGACGGAGGGCGGATTGGCATTGTTCTTAGCGGATGCCGGATTGAACGCGGGGGCGAACGTCATGCAGGTCCTTCGCGAACGCGGTTTGCTGCTGTGTGTTGCTGCGGCGGCGGTCGCGATCATCCCGTTGCTGGTCGGCTTCTGCGGCTCACGGTTCCTGGGCAAACGAACACTTTGGCAATCACTGGGGGCAACCTGCGGCGGAATGACGTCGACTCCCGGGCTGGCGGTTTTGACCGGTGCGACGGACTCCAGCCAACCGGCGACCAGCTACGTCGCGGCCTACCCGGTTGCCTTGGTCCTCATCACCGTCGCGGCACCTTGGCTGGTCGGCTTGCTTTCCTAG